A DNA window from Nitrososphaerota archaeon contains the following coding sequences:
- a CDS encoding NAD(P)(+) transhydrogenase (Re/Si-specific) subunit beta — MSDLLVEYLYIVSAVLFVLSLKFMSEVRTSRLGNFCGVAGMGLAVVATLGAFQVGRVDLLVGGVIIGAALGAPIGLKVAMTAVPQRTAMSHAFGSLAVALVGAAEYYQGAPAIDTFTLSVLSAEMILGFLTFTGSCLAFAKLQGLITGRPILFRGRTVVSLTTLGAAVASGVLLVAYPGQEYLLPVMAALALLFGFQLVVAIGGADMPTVIAILNSFAGLSAAALGFVLNNKLLIVAGSLDGSSGLILALIMSKAMNRSFVNILFAGVGAHPVAAAVQPGEQGRTAQTYTVEDVATILANAQRVVFAPGYGLAVAQAQHVVKELADVLQARGVDVKYAIHPVAGRMPGHMNVLLAEAQVPYEQLWEMDRINPLFPETDVVMVVGANDVTNPAARTRADSPLYGMPILDVDKAKTVVFIKRSMGAGFSGVENDLFYNPNTMMVLGDAKKVVGELVSAMRKQST; from the coding sequence ATGAGCGACCTTCTGGTTGAGTACCTGTACATCGTGTCCGCTGTGCTCTTCGTGCTTTCGCTGAAGTTCATGAGCGAGGTCAGGACCTCCCGGCTGGGAAACTTCTGCGGCGTCGCTGGCATGGGTCTGGCTGTGGTGGCGACCCTGGGCGCCTTCCAGGTCGGACGCGTGGACCTTCTGGTGGGAGGGGTAATCATCGGAGCCGCCCTCGGGGCCCCCATAGGCCTCAAGGTGGCGATGACGGCCGTGCCGCAGAGGACGGCCATGTCCCACGCGTTCGGGTCGCTCGCGGTAGCCCTGGTCGGGGCGGCAGAGTACTACCAGGGAGCCCCTGCGATTGACACGTTCACGCTTTCTGTGCTTTCAGCGGAGATGATCCTCGGCTTCCTGACCTTCACGGGAAGCTGCCTGGCCTTTGCGAAGCTCCAGGGGTTGATCACCGGCAGGCCAATCCTGTTCCGTGGGAGGACTGTAGTCAGCCTCACGACCCTTGGCGCTGCCGTCGCTTCAGGTGTGCTCCTCGTCGCCTACCCAGGTCAAGAGTACCTCCTCCCTGTGATGGCCGCCCTGGCGCTCCTCTTCGGCTTCCAGCTCGTGGTCGCCATTGGTGGGGCGGACATGCCCACGGTCATCGCGATCCTCAACTCGTTCGCGGGGCTTTCGGCGGCCGCCCTGGGATTCGTCCTAAACAACAAGCTGCTCATTGTTGCTGGGTCCCTCGACGGGTCGTCGGGGCTGATCCTCGCCCTGATCATGAGCAAGGCCATGAACCGGTCCTTCGTGAACATACTCTTCGCCGGGGTCGGGGCGCACCCGGTAGCAGCCGCGGTCCAGCCAGGAGAGCAAGGCAGGACCGCCCAGACCTACACCGTCGAGGACGTGGCGACCATCCTGGCGAACGCCCAGCGGGTGGTCTTCGCCCCCGGGTACGGCCTCGCGGTGGCCCAGGCCCAGCACGTGGTCAAGGAGCTGGCTGACGTCCTGCAGGCGAGGGGGGTCGATGTGAAGTACGCCATACACCCGGTGGCCGGGCGCATGCCGGGGCACATGAACGTCCTGCTGGCGGAGGCCCAGGTCCCCTACGAGCAGCTCTGGGAGATGGACCGGATCAACCCGCTCTTCCCCGAGACGGACGTGGTCATGGTAGTCGGGGCGAACGACGTCACGAACCCCGCGGCGAGGACGAGGGCCGACTCGCCCCTGTACGGAATGCCGATTCTGGACGTGGACAAGGCGAAGACGGTCGTATTCATCAAGCGGTCCATGGGGGCGGGCTTCTCGGGAGTCGAGAACGACCTATTCTACAACCCCAACACGATGATGGTCCTCGGGGACGCGAAGAAGGTGGTCGGGGAGCTCGTCTCAGCGATGAGGAAGCAGAGCACCTAG
- a CDS encoding alpha-E domain-containing protein — MAGAKPSEDPRSVVFAKDRWLTDSRVYNLIWMGRWLERAENICRALDAAALLSTSSTEKGFYQALERISSAWGLSSKTPHEALIMLMWQETSSSISSCLKMARENASHVGPIELISSINETIMELRSHKEQGEKMSREDVQALMAKIQDGLKKTFGVIEVVWFKRQPLSEAELIRPYVQQE, encoded by the coding sequence ATGGCTGGCGCGAAGCCATCGGAAGACCCTCGTTCTGTCGTCTTTGCCAAGGACAGGTGGCTAACGGATTCGCGGGTCTACAACCTAATCTGGATGGGGCGATGGCTGGAGCGTGCGGAAAACATCTGTAGGGCTCTGGACGCAGCCGCACTCCTCTCAACTTCCAGTACCGAAAAGGGGTTCTATCAGGCCTTGGAAAGGATCTCATCCGCCTGGGGCTTGAGCTCAAAGACCCCCCATGAAGCGCTGATCATGCTCATGTGGCAGGAAACTAGCTCATCCATCTCCTCGTGTCTGAAGATGGCGAGGGAAAACGCTAGCCACGTCGGGCCTATCGAATTGATCTCGTCCATAAACGAAACCATAATGGAACTCCGTTCGCACAAGGAGCAGGGCGAGAAGATGTCACGAGAAGACGTTCAGGCGTTGATGGCCAAAATACAGGACGGCCTGAAGAAGACCTTTGGTGTAATCGAGGTGGTCTGGTTCAAGAGACAGCCACTGTCAGAAGCGGAACTCATCAGACCGTATGTCCAGCAAGAGTGA
- a CDS encoding Re/Si-specific NAD(P)(+) transhydrogenase subunit alpha, which yields MIGGVAKETVEGEKRVALTPESVPKIKQMTVAVEKGAGGAAGFSDSAYEEAGARVVPDSKALYQEADLIMKIRPPSPGEAVLFRDGSALISYLYPLNNLEAMKMLAERRVTAFALDLLPRISRAQSMDTLSSQANLAGYRAVTLAADSLPKLFPLMMTAAGTIAPARVFVLGAGVSGLQAIATAHRLGAVVEAYDVRPTVKEQIESLGAKFVELPIQAQDAQTAGGYAKAQSDEFYRKQQELLAEHTRTADVVIATALVPGKKAPNLISEEAVKGMRPGSVIIDLAAEQGGNCSLTEPGKTVVKYGVIIKGPLDVPSTMAPQASQLFSRNVTAFLGALVKDGALNLDMKDQVVRDPMVLLKGEVVYGPLKEALAGSKQ from the coding sequence TTGATAGGGGGGGTCGCGAAGGAGACAGTAGAAGGCGAGAAGCGGGTCGCTCTGACACCAGAATCTGTTCCGAAGATCAAGCAGATGACCGTGGCAGTCGAGAAGGGCGCCGGAGGTGCCGCGGGCTTCTCAGATTCCGCCTACGAAGAAGCCGGGGCGCGGGTAGTCCCCGACTCGAAGGCACTCTATCAAGAAGCGGACTTGATAATGAAAATCAGGCCGCCCTCCCCGGGAGAAGCCGTCCTGTTCAGGGATGGGAGCGCCCTGATCTCATATCTCTATCCGCTCAACAATCTGGAGGCGATGAAGATGCTTGCCGAGAGACGGGTCACTGCGTTCGCTCTCGACTTGCTGCCCCGCATCAGCCGCGCTCAGTCCATGGACACCCTTTCTTCCCAGGCTAACCTGGCAGGATACAGGGCGGTCACCCTTGCCGCGGATTCACTCCCGAAGCTCTTCCCCCTGATGATGACTGCCGCTGGTACCATAGCACCGGCCAGGGTCTTCGTCCTTGGGGCGGGGGTCTCAGGGCTCCAGGCGATCGCCACTGCCCACAGGTTGGGGGCTGTGGTCGAGGCATACGATGTGCGGCCGACGGTGAAGGAGCAGATCGAAAGCCTTGGCGCGAAGTTCGTCGAGCTCCCCATCCAGGCCCAGGATGCCCAGACCGCTGGAGGATACGCGAAGGCCCAGAGCGATGAATTCTACAGGAAGCAGCAGGAGCTCCTGGCCGAGCACACCAGGACGGCTGACGTGGTCATAGCCACCGCCCTCGTGCCTGGGAAGAAGGCCCCGAACCTAATCTCCGAGGAAGCGGTCAAGGGGATGCGCCCAGGCTCGGTTATCATCGACCTGGCAGCCGAGCAGGGGGGGAATTGCTCGCTGACTGAACCCGGAAAGACCGTCGTGAAGTATGGAGTGATCATCAAGGGCCCTCTGGATGTCCCGTCGACCATGGCTCCCCAAGCCAGCCAGCTCTTCTCCAGGAACGTCACCGCTTTCCTGGGAGCATTGGTGAAGGATGGAGCTTTGAACCTGGACATGAAAGACCAGGTCGTCAGGGACCCCATGGTGCTCCTCAAGGGGGAGGTCGTCTACGGTCCGTTGAAGGAGGCATTGGCGGGGAGTAAGCAATGA
- a CDS encoding NAD(P) transhydrogenase subunit alpha: MTPLTSADLEVDLLIFLLSTLLGQELIRHVSRLLHTPLMALTNAISSVSFVAALIVLSEPGSELVSLLAGVAVALAATNIVSGFLITDRILRLFERRKPKK, encoded by the coding sequence ATGACGCCCCTCACCTCCGCGGACCTTGAGGTTGACCTGCTGATCTTCCTCCTCTCGACCCTCCTTGGGCAGGAGCTCATCAGGCATGTTTCGCGCCTTCTCCACACTCCCCTGATGGCCCTGACCAATGCAATCTCATCAGTCTCGTTCGTGGCTGCCCTGATCGTGCTTTCGGAGCCTGGCAGCGAGTTGGTCTCGCTCTTGGCCGGGGTCGCGGTGGCACTGGCGGCGACGAACATCGTGAGTGGGTTCCTGATCACCGACCGGATCCTGAGGCTCTTCGAGAGGAGGAAGCCGAAGAAATGA